AACGCGGTACTCCCGCCCGAGCGCATCCAGGCCGTCGAGACCGGCGCCTGCCCCCACACCGCCATCCGTGACGACATCTCCGCCAACCTCGAAGCCGTCGAGGACCTGGAGGACAGCGTCGGCCCGCTCGACCTCATCCTCGTGGAGTCGGGCGGCGACAATCTCACCGCCACCTTCTCCAAGGGGCTGGTCGACGCCCAGGTGTTCGTCATCGACGTGGCCGGCGGCGACGACATCCCCCGCAAGGGCGGCCCCGGCGTGACCACAGCCGACCTGCTCGTCGTCAACAAGACCGACCTCGCCCCGTACGTCGGCTCCGACCTGGGCCGGATGGCCGAGGACGCCGCCAAGCAGCGCGGTGAACTTCCAGTCGTATTCACCTCGTTGACCTCCGCCGACGGAGTCGCGCCGGTGGCCGGATGGGTACGGTCGCAGCTCGCC
The DNA window shown above is from Streptomyces sp. NBC_00247 and carries:
- the ureG gene encoding urease accessory protein UreG, with translation MHLDHSHDGPAAVGADAARPDGTRRALRIGLGGPVGSGKTATVAALCRTLRDEFSIAVVTNDIYTREDAEFLLRNAVLPPERIQAVETGACPHTAIRDDISANLEAVEDLEDSVGPLDLILVESGGDNLTATFSKGLVDAQVFVIDVAGGDDIPRKGGPGVTTADLLVVNKTDLAPYVGSDLGRMAEDAAKQRGELPVVFTSLTSADGVAPVAGWVRSQLASWSS